From a single Streptomyces misionensis genomic region:
- a CDS encoding GlcG/HbpS family heme-binding protein codes for MSSRRKPTRRTRVLVGGAALAVVGAGVVGTVAANAADTNGAAPAATPVAVRAGDLAQTTHLTLKAAEQAARAALDAAVKDGRQVSVAVVDRDGNTLVTLRGDGAGPQSYESAERKAFTAVSWNAPTSELAGRLAQAPALKDIPGTLFLAGGTPVTAKGAPVAGIGVAGAPSGDLDEKYARAGAAALGR; via the coding sequence ATGTCCAGCCGCAGGAAGCCCACCCGCCGTACCCGTGTCCTCGTGGGCGGCGCCGCCCTGGCCGTCGTCGGCGCGGGTGTCGTCGGCACGGTCGCCGCCAACGCCGCCGACACGAACGGCGCCGCCCCGGCCGCCACGCCCGTCGCCGTCCGGGCCGGCGATCTCGCCCAGACCACGCACCTCACGCTGAAGGCCGCGGAGCAGGCGGCGCGGGCCGCACTGGACGCCGCCGTCAAGGACGGCCGGCAGGTGTCGGTGGCCGTGGTGGACCGCGACGGCAACACGCTGGTCACGCTGCGCGGGGACGGAGCGGGCCCGCAGTCGTACGAGTCCGCCGAGCGCAAGGCGTTCACGGCGGTGTCCTGGAACGCGCCCACCTCTGAGCTGGCCGGGCGGCTGGCGCAGGCACCGGCCCTGAAGGACATCCCCGGCACGCTGTTCCTCGCGGGCGGCACCCCGGTGACGGCCAAGGGTGCCCCGGTCGCGGGCATCGGCGTCGCGGGCGCGCCGTCCGGGGACCTGGACGAGAAGTACGCCCGCGCGGGCGCGGCGGCGCTGGGCCGCTGA